The following proteins are encoded in a genomic region of Stutzerimonas balearica DSM 6083:
- the yidD gene encoding membrane protein insertion efficiency factor YidD: MRKLATAPIKLYRYAISPMMASHCRFYPTCSCYALEAIEQHGLMRGGWLALCRLGRCHPWNPGGYDPVPPPKTSNSSSMAE, encoded by the coding sequence ATGCGTAAATTGGCCACCGCCCCCATCAAGCTCTATCGCTATGCCATCAGCCCGATGATGGCCAGCCACTGTCGCTTCTATCCCACTTGCTCCTGTTACGCACTCGAAGCCATCGAACAACATGGCCTCATGCGTGGTGGATGGCTTGCGCTATGCCGGTTGGGGCGTTGCCATCCCTGGAACCCCGGCGGTTACGACCCGGTTCCTCCTCCCAAAACTTCCAATTCCTCTTCGATGGCCGAGTAA
- the rnpA gene encoding ribonuclease P protein component: MSRGFGREKRLLRPDQFKAVFDSSTGKATGHNVLLLARGNDLAFPRLGLVIGKKSVKLSVERNRIKRQIRESFRLHQAELSGWDLVIVARKGLADLDNQELARQFAKLWRKLLKQQSRAADGADKANDSNA, encoded by the coding sequence CGTCCCGACCAGTTCAAAGCGGTCTTCGACTCCTCCACCGGCAAGGCAACGGGTCACAACGTTCTGCTGCTGGCCCGGGGGAACGATCTTGCGTTTCCTCGACTGGGTCTGGTGATCGGCAAGAAGAGTGTCAAACTCTCGGTCGAACGCAATCGCATCAAACGCCAGATTCGGGAAAGCTTTCGCCTTCATCAGGCCGAGCTGAGTGGCTGGGATCTGGTCATCGTCGCTCGCAAGGGGCTCGCCGACCTGGATAATCAGGAGTTGGCCCGGCAGTTCGCCAAGCTCTGGCGCAAGCTGCTCAAGCAGCAATCGCGAGCCGCTGACGGAGCGGATAAAGCCAATGACTCCAATGCGTAA